The following are encoded together in the Fusarium keratoplasticum isolate Fu6.1 chromosome 1, whole genome shotgun sequence genome:
- a CDS encoding Mitochondrial phosphate carrier protein 3, mitochondrial, producing the protein MSPLHPPRDAFQGSVYSPLSPTSRTPYQARPELYSAYSIVDTAKDKAKQLSAEATAEFEKASSKAKPNGGKIELYSGKYYAACTFGGLLACGLTHTAVTPLDFVKTRRQVDSKLYTSNFQAWGKIYRAEGIRGIFTGWSPTLFGYSAQGAFKYGWYEYFKKTYSDMAGPEAAHKYKTGLYLAASASAEFLADIALCPFEAVKVRMQGTIPNPYTGTFNGISSVTAKEGVAGLYKGLYPLWGRQIPYTMMKFASFETIVEMIYDRLPGQKKDYGKAAQTGVSFTAGYLAGILCAIVSHPSDVMVSKLNANRAPGEAFGGAVSRIYKDIGFSGLWNGLPVRIVMIGTLTGLQWMIYDYFKIFMGFPTTGGAPPPAKKTE; encoded by the exons ATGTCGCCGTTACATCCACCTAGGGATGCCTTCCAGGGCAGCGTATACAGCCCCCTCTCACCCACCTCACGCACGCCCTATCAGGCCCGTCCCGAATTATACAGCGCCTACTCCATCGTCGACActgccaaggacaaggcaaAGCAATTGAGCGCCGAGGCCACCGCCGAATTCGAAAAGGCGAGCTCAAAGGCGAAGCCGAACGGGGGAAAGATTGAGCTATACTCGGGCAAGTACTATGCCGCCTGCACCTTTGGTGGACTGCTCGCCTGT GGCCTCACTCATACTGCCGTCACTCCCCTTGATTTCGTCAAGACCCGTCGCCAGGTCGACTCCAAGCTCTACACGAGCAACTTCCAGGCCTGGGGCAAGATCTACCGCGCCGAGGGCATCCGCGGCATCTTCACCGGCTGGAGTCCCACCCTCTTTGGATACTCGGCCCAGGGAGCTTTCAAGTACGGCTGGTATGAATACTTCAAGAAGACATACTCGGACATGGCCGGCCCCGAGGCCGCTCACAAGTACAAGACGGGTTTGTAcctcgccgcctccgcctccgccgagTTCCTTGCCGACATCGCCCTCTGCCCCtttgaggctgtcaaggtccGTATGCAGGGCACCATTCCCAACCCCTACACCGGTACCTTCAATGGCATCAGCTCCGTCACGGCCAAGGAGGGCGTCGCTGGTCTGTACAAGGGTCTGTATCCTCTGTGGGGTCGCCAAATCCCCTATACCATGATGAAGTTTGCCTCGTTCGAGACCATCGTCGAGATGATCTATGATCGCCTGCCTGGTCAGAAGAAGGACTATGGCAAGGCTGCTCAGACCGGCGTGTCCTTCACCGCTGGCTACCTGGCTGGTATCCTGTGCGCCATCGTATCTCACCCTTCCGATGTCATGGTCAGCAAGCTCAACGCCAACCGCGCACCAGGAGAGGCCTTTGGCGGTGCCGTGAGCAGGATATACAAGGACATTGGCTTCAGCGGCCTCTGGAACGGCCTGCCTGTGCGAATCGTCATGATCGGTACCCTTACTGGACTCCAGTGGATGATCTAT GACTACTTCAAGATCTTCATGGGTTTCCCGACCACCGGCGGCGCTCCGCCAcctgccaagaagacggaaTAG